A single genomic interval of Streptomyces showdoensis harbors:
- a CDS encoding LacI family DNA-binding transcriptional regulator, whose amino-acid sequence MAKVTRDDVARLAGTSTAVVSYVINNGPRPVAPATRERVLAAIKELGYRPDRVAQAMASRRTDLIGMVVPDARQPFFAEMAHAVEQAAAERGKMVLVGNSDYRTEREIHYLRAFLGMRVSGLILVSQGMSEQAASEIEAWDARVVLLHERPEAIDDVAVVTDDIGGAQLAVRHLLEHGHPYVACMGGIPNTPAVGDPVADHEEGWRRAMVEAGLSVEGRLFQAPYNRYDAYQVALKVLAGPDRPPAIFCSTDDQAFGVLRAARELRIDVPTELAVAGFDDVKEAALSDPPLTTVYSDRPAMARAAVDLVLDDSIRVSGSRRERVKQFPSALIVRRSCGCG is encoded by the coding sequence GTGGCCAAGGTGACGCGGGATGACGTAGCGCGACTGGCGGGTACTTCGACCGCGGTCGTGAGTTACGTCATCAACAACGGACCCCGGCCGGTCGCCCCGGCCACGCGCGAGCGTGTCCTCGCCGCCATCAAGGAGCTGGGCTACCGCCCCGACCGGGTGGCCCAGGCGATGGCGTCCCGGCGCACGGATCTCATAGGCATGGTCGTCCCGGACGCCCGCCAGCCCTTCTTCGCGGAGATGGCGCACGCGGTCGAGCAGGCCGCCGCCGAGCGCGGGAAGATGGTGCTCGTCGGCAACTCCGACTACCGCACCGAGCGCGAGATCCACTACCTGCGGGCCTTCCTCGGCATGCGGGTCTCCGGTCTGATCCTGGTCAGCCAGGGCATGAGCGAGCAGGCCGCGAGCGAGATCGAGGCCTGGGACGCCCGCGTGGTGCTGCTGCACGAGCGGCCCGAGGCGATCGACGACGTCGCGGTCGTCACCGACGACATCGGCGGCGCCCAGCTCGCCGTCCGGCACCTCCTGGAGCACGGGCACCCGTACGTGGCCTGCATGGGCGGCATCCCGAACACCCCGGCCGTCGGCGACCCGGTCGCCGACCACGAGGAGGGCTGGCGGCGGGCCATGGTCGAGGCCGGGCTCTCCGTCGAGGGCCGGCTCTTCCAGGCGCCGTACAACCGCTACGACGCCTACCAGGTGGCGCTGAAGGTGCTCGCCGGCCCCGACCGGCCGCCGGCCATCTTCTGCTCGACGGACGACCAGGCCTTCGGTGTGCTGCGGGCCGCCCGCGAGCTGCGGATCGACGTGCCGACGGAGCTCGCGGTGGCGGGCTTCGACGACGTCAAGGAGGCGGCGCTCTCGGACCCGCCGCTGACCACCGTCTACTCCGACCGTCCGGCGATGGCCCGGGCGGCGGTGGACCTGGTGCTCGACGACTCGATCCGGGTCTCCGGCTCGCGCCGCGAGCGCGTGAAGCAGTTCCCGTCGGCGCTGATCGTGCGCCGCTCCTGCGGCTGCGGCTGA
- a CDS encoding alpha/beta fold hydrolase, which yields MRKECTTADGRTLSYLDFTPDAQAPDTARGTAALPLLALHGHLSEAASFAHLAAALGRDRRVVALDQRGHGDSDRAADYGREGYVSDALALLDHLGLDRVAVLGHSLGAVNAYHLAAAHPGRVAALVDTDAAADLPDPGTSPLSFVLGFPYTAPTRDELIAACGPFGPAVAPHLRPHADGWRLPFHPRDTVDSEHLVHGDHWSAWLGSDCPALLVRGTRSQVLSGEHAREMTARRPGTTLVELDTDHFVQLGDPRGFEKAVREFLAGL from the coding sequence ATGCGCAAGGAATGCACCACCGCCGACGGCCGCACCCTCTCCTACCTCGACTTCACCCCCGACGCGCAGGCCCCGGACACCGCACGCGGCACCGCCGCCCTCCCCCTGCTCGCCCTCCACGGGCACCTCTCCGAGGCCGCCTCCTTCGCCCACCTCGCCGCGGCACTGGGCCGGGACCGGCGGGTCGTCGCCCTCGACCAGCGCGGCCACGGCGACTCGGACCGGGCCGCCGACTACGGCCGCGAGGGGTACGTCTCCGACGCCCTGGCGCTGCTCGACCACCTGGGCCTGGACCGCGTGGCCGTCCTCGGCCACTCGCTCGGCGCGGTCAACGCGTACCACCTGGCCGCCGCACACCCCGGGCGCGTGGCCGCGCTCGTCGACACCGACGCGGCCGCCGACCTGCCCGACCCCGGCACGAGCCCGCTCTCCTTCGTCCTCGGCTTCCCCTACACCGCCCCCACCCGCGACGAACTGATCGCCGCCTGCGGCCCCTTCGGCCCCGCCGTCGCCCCGCACCTGCGCCCGCACGCCGACGGCTGGCGCCTCCCCTTCCACCCCCGGGACACCGTCGACTCCGAGCACCTCGTCCACGGCGACCACTGGTCCGCCTGGCTCGGGAGCGACTGCCCCGCCCTCCTGGTCCGCGGCACGCGCAGCCAGGTCCTCTCCGGGGAGCACGCCCGCGAGATGACCGCCCGCCGCCCGGGCACGACCCTGGTCGAGCTCGACACCGACCACTTCGTGCAGCTGGGCGACCCGCGGGGCTTCGAGAAGGCGGTGCGGGAGTTCCTGGCCGGCCTCTGA
- a CDS encoding S1C family serine protease, producing the protein MTDNQQPQQPYYPPRPPYDPAEPISTEPGTTVWPSGGHAPAGGYPPPPQTPQEPAFAAPAPAPGPRRRARRGVGLMAAVAIAAAAVGGGTATLVERWTSDGAVTASGSVSGTNVSASSKGTVAGVAQAVSPSIVEISASSSAGKSTGSGVIITGDGEIVTNNHVISGASTIKVQTSDGKSYDAKVVGTDPDKDLALIKLEGASGLKAATLGDSSKVRVGDEVVAIGSPEGLTGTVTSGIVSALDRDVTVAKDEGGQGQDQGGQGQQWDPRQGWPFEFGGRQFNGDTGSSKTTYKAIQTDASLNPGNSGGALINMNGEIIGINSAMYSPSSGGGSTAGSVGLGFAIPVDTLKADLDSLRSGGAA; encoded by the coding sequence ATGACGGACAACCAGCAGCCCCAGCAGCCGTACTACCCGCCGCGGCCGCCGTACGACCCGGCGGAGCCCATCAGCACCGAGCCGGGCACCACCGTCTGGCCGTCCGGCGGGCACGCCCCGGCCGGCGGGTACCCCCCGCCGCCGCAGACCCCGCAGGAGCCGGCCTTCGCCGCCCCGGCGCCCGCCCCCGGGCCGCGCCGCCGGGCCAGGCGCGGGGTCGGCCTGATGGCGGCCGTGGCCATCGCCGCCGCGGCGGTCGGCGGCGGCACCGCGACCCTCGTGGAGCGCTGGACCTCCGACGGCGCCGTCACCGCGTCCGGCTCGGTGAGCGGCACCAACGTGTCGGCGAGCAGCAAGGGCACGGTCGCCGGGGTCGCCCAGGCGGTCTCCCCCTCCATCGTGGAGATCTCCGCGAGCTCGTCCGCCGGCAAGTCCACCGGCTCCGGCGTGATCATCACCGGGGACGGCGAGATCGTCACCAACAACCACGTCATCTCCGGCGCCTCGACGATCAAGGTGCAGACCTCCGACGGCAAGAGCTACGACGCCAAGGTCGTCGGCACCGACCCGGACAAGGACCTGGCGCTGATCAAGCTGGAGGGCGCCTCCGGCCTCAAGGCGGCCACCCTCGGCGACTCCTCCAAGGTGCGGGTCGGCGACGAGGTCGTGGCGATCGGCTCCCCCGAGGGCCTGACCGGCACCGTCACGAGCGGCATCGTCTCCGCGCTCGACCGCGACGTGACCGTCGCCAAGGACGAGGGCGGGCAGGGGCAGGACCAGGGCGGCCAGGGGCAGCAGTGGGACCCGCGCCAGGGGTGGCCGTTCGAGTTCGGCGGCCGCCAGTTCAACGGCGACACCGGCTCCTCGAAGACCACGTACAAGGCGATCCAGACCGACGCCTCGCTCAATCCCGGTAATTCCGGCGGCGCGCTGATCAATATGAACGGCGAGATCATCGGAATCAATTCGGCCATGTATTCGCCCAGTTCCGGCGGCGGCTCCACGGCCGGCAGCGTCGGCCTCGGATTCGCGATCCCGGTGGACACCCTCAAGGCCGACCTGGACAGCCTGCGCTCGGGCGGTGCCGCCTGA
- a CDS encoding phosphatidylinositol-specific phospholipase C yields the protein MDRRRFLAGAAAASGALLLGAPSARAATALGTQDWMAAHGDPTPLQRLTIPGTHDSGARYGGPWTECQNTTIAQQLDSGIRFLDVRCRVTGGSFAIHHGASYQNLMFGDVLGACWDFLAAHPTETVLMRVKQEYSSESDAAFRAVFDDYLDRRGWRPLFRIGDGVPTLGEARGRVVLLADNGGLPGLRWADGTYFDVQDDYQAEPFGKWPKIRDQFRKAAGRPDRFYVNFVSTAAALPPRWNADRLNPQVHGLLDGEGAGWKGLGIVPMDFPNTRSGLVESLIRHN from the coding sequence ATGGACCGACGACGCTTTCTCGCGGGCGCCGCCGCAGCCTCCGGCGCCCTGCTCCTGGGTGCCCCCTCCGCCCGGGCGGCCACCGCCCTCGGGACGCAGGACTGGATGGCTGCCCACGGCGACCCCACCCCGCTCCAGAGGCTCACGATCCCCGGCACCCACGACTCGGGGGCGCGCTACGGCGGGCCCTGGACCGAGTGCCAGAACACCACCATCGCCCAGCAACTGGACAGCGGCATCCGGTTCCTGGACGTGCGGTGCAGGGTGACCGGCGGATCGTTCGCGATCCACCACGGGGCCTCCTACCAGAACCTCATGTTCGGCGACGTCCTCGGCGCCTGCTGGGACTTCCTCGCCGCCCACCCCACCGAGACCGTCCTGATGCGGGTCAAGCAGGAGTACTCGTCCGAGTCCGACGCGGCCTTCCGCGCGGTCTTCGACGACTACCTCGACCGCCGCGGCTGGCGGCCCCTCTTCCGGATCGGCGACGGCGTCCCCACCCTCGGCGAGGCCCGCGGCCGGGTCGTGCTCCTCGCCGACAACGGGGGACTGCCCGGGCTGCGGTGGGCCGACGGCACGTACTTCGACGTGCAGGACGACTACCAGGCCGAACCCTTCGGCAAGTGGCCGAAGATCAGGGACCAGTTCCGCAAGGCGGCCGGCCGGCCCGACCGGTTCTACGTCAACTTCGTCTCCACCGCCGCCGCCCTCCCGCCCCGGTGGAACGCCGACCGGCTCAACCCGCAGGTGCACGGACTGCTCGACGGGGAGGGCGCCGGCTGGAAGGGGCTGGGGATCGTCCCCATGGACTTCCCCAACACCCGCTCAGGACTGGTCGAGTCCCTCATCCGGCACAACTGA
- a CDS encoding FlgD immunoglobulin-like domain containing protein, protein MDRGWGKPRRGALALAAATAALVALTPAGAGIAYAAEGDAPAELVIPAEERTDPYASVVRPGTTGFLQGDSAGGFRWYAYADGGSTAFADGGAQIFGNGTDTLARVDEQSGKVVFQNGGGGPEETFVIGAGRHVLSLAGRTVVAELAGFGGPPHTYSVENGAVVDRVVTGLPADAQEFVVQGATASGFLLSYQAGQGSALAWVDLSGGTPTAREIDGGPRSAFVSGDDLLLVTGDGRLRVRDLTGDWSAPVRETSWTGEESPLAVRGDRVLSARSEADGRLTLLSRPFGGGAQTKVLDGLAAMPRSGGGSLLAVVDDEQDPSRPVYRVAAGADGEFAATKVAVVPSQRTLTLGVTAAQGVLNAVDEVPPGSEHRLRSLTLTAGGPLAAGARVDRGTDPELDRYFGVPTGDGRTVFAGGFSLYVLEAGAKLPPAYTGAWDLGERGVLGASGRYVSYRDVAGATRVFDLDARDDTTPRGLVKGAPTALNGGTLWASNATPGAVEAIDLRTGAVTRKATVADCVLKDVQAVGADLYWKCDAKSGVLNTATQVNTALPAHTAARLGDGYVTHVKDGLLSLTPLRGGGRTREIGRQTDEDPERGWTVDRFGGHTVSVDAHQRLHVVPSGVPASDLSVLDSELPGDVFDVEEATPWTAKWWLSKPAASWTLTVRDGAGKAVRTLGGGDTRGLVKAVWDGKDEAGTVVPDGRYAYELAVVPADGAGGELRRTGGTLLTRGGLGAYEPVTPARILDTRSGLGARKSPVYTGDSVTLQVAGRAGVPATGVSAVVLNVTATNVSAATYVSVYPYGTQRSIASNLNATAGRTVSNLVTVPVRDGKVTLYNFRGSLDLVADVAGSYTMSGPGHRFSPVTPSRLLDTRAGLGAPRAKVGPARTVSVQVAGRGGVPAAGVSAVVLNVTATGPTSAGFVSVYPYGTQRTSASNLNTAAGETVANAVVVPVKDGKVTLYNHAGSVDLLADVSGYFAAGDRGALFHPLAPARLVDTRKALGGRTLGPAQSLALPVAGIGGVPASGASAVVLNMTGTGATKATYLAATTKPGTPTVSSINLLPGRTVPNLVVVPVVDGKLYLYNHTGSTDVIVDVFGYYTG, encoded by the coding sequence ATGGACAGAGGGTGGGGAAAACCGCGGAGGGGCGCGCTCGCGCTCGCCGCGGCGACGGCGGCGCTGGTCGCGCTGACGCCGGCGGGAGCGGGGATCGCGTACGCCGCTGAGGGGGACGCGCCGGCCGAGCTGGTGATCCCGGCGGAGGAGAGGACCGACCCGTACGCGTCGGTCGTGCGACCGGGTACGACGGGCTTCCTGCAGGGCGACTCGGCCGGCGGTTTCCGCTGGTACGCGTACGCCGACGGCGGCTCCACGGCCTTCGCGGACGGCGGCGCGCAGATCTTCGGCAACGGCACGGACACCCTGGCCCGCGTGGACGAGCAGTCGGGCAAGGTCGTCTTCCAGAACGGCGGGGGCGGCCCCGAGGAGACGTTCGTCATCGGGGCGGGCCGGCACGTCCTGAGCCTGGCCGGACGCACGGTCGTCGCCGAGCTCGCGGGCTTCGGCGGCCCGCCGCACACGTACTCCGTCGAGAACGGCGCCGTGGTCGACCGCGTGGTCACCGGGCTGCCGGCCGACGCGCAGGAGTTCGTGGTGCAGGGGGCCACCGCGTCCGGCTTCCTGCTGTCGTACCAGGCCGGCCAGGGGAGCGCGCTCGCCTGGGTCGATCTGTCCGGCGGCACGCCGACGGCGCGGGAGATCGACGGCGGACCGCGGTCCGCGTTCGTCTCCGGCGACGACCTGCTCCTGGTCACCGGCGACGGGAGGCTGCGCGTGCGGGACCTCACGGGCGACTGGTCCGCACCCGTCCGCGAGACCTCCTGGACCGGCGAGGAGTCCCCGCTGGCCGTCCGGGGCGACCGGGTCCTGAGTGCGCGGAGCGAGGCCGACGGGCGGCTGACGCTGCTGTCCCGCCCCTTCGGGGGCGGCGCCCAGACGAAGGTGCTCGACGGCCTGGCCGCGATGCCGAGGAGCGGCGGCGGATCCCTGCTCGCCGTCGTCGACGACGAGCAGGACCCCTCGCGCCCGGTGTACCGCGTCGCGGCCGGCGCCGACGGCGAGTTCGCGGCCACGAAGGTGGCCGTCGTCCCGTCCCAGCGCACCCTCACGCTCGGCGTCACCGCCGCGCAGGGCGTCCTGAACGCCGTCGACGAGGTGCCCCCGGGCAGCGAGCACCGACTGCGCTCCCTCACGCTGACGGCCGGCGGGCCGCTCGCCGCGGGCGCCCGGGTCGACCGGGGGACGGACCCCGAGCTCGACCGGTACTTCGGGGTCCCCACGGGCGACGGGCGGACCGTCTTCGCCGGCGGCTTCAGCCTGTACGTCCTGGAGGCCGGGGCGAAGCTGCCCCCCGCCTACACGGGGGCGTGGGACCTGGGCGAGCGGGGTGTCCTCGGCGCCTCCGGCCGGTACGTCTCCTACCGTGACGTGGCCGGCGCGACGCGGGTCTTCGACCTGGACGCCCGGGACGACACCACCCCGCGCGGCCTCGTCAAGGGAGCCCCGACGGCGCTGAACGGCGGCACCCTGTGGGCCTCGAACGCCACCCCGGGCGCGGTCGAGGCGATCGACCTGCGCACCGGGGCCGTCACCCGGAAGGCGACCGTCGCCGACTGCGTCCTGAAGGACGTCCAGGCGGTCGGCGCCGACCTCTACTGGAAGTGCGACGCGAAGTCCGGCGTCCTGAACACCGCGACGCAGGTGAACACCGCCCTGCCCGCGCACACGGCGGCCCGGCTCGGCGACGGTTACGTCACCCACGTGAAGGACGGGCTCCTCTCCCTGACGCCGCTGCGGGGCGGCGGCCGGACCCGCGAGATCGGCCGGCAGACCGACGAGGATCCCGAGCGCGGCTGGACCGTCGACCGCTTCGGCGGTCACACCGTGTCCGTCGACGCCCACCAGCGCCTGCACGTCGTGCCGAGCGGCGTCCCGGCCTCGGACCTGTCCGTGCTCGACTCCGAGCTGCCCGGCGACGTCTTCGACGTCGAGGAGGCCACCCCCTGGACCGCGAAGTGGTGGCTGTCCAAGCCCGCCGCGTCCTGGACGCTGACCGTCAGGGACGGGGCCGGGAAGGCCGTGCGGACCCTGGGCGGCGGGGACACCCGCGGACTCGTGAAGGCCGTCTGGGACGGCAAGGACGAGGCCGGGACCGTGGTCCCCGACGGGCGGTACGCGTACGAGCTCGCCGTCGTGCCCGCCGACGGGGCCGGCGGCGAACTGCGCCGGACCGGCGGGACGCTCCTGACGCGCGGCGGGCTCGGGGCGTACGAGCCGGTGACACCGGCCCGGATCCTCGACACCCGCAGCGGCCTCGGCGCGCGCAAGAGCCCCGTCTACACGGGCGACTCGGTGACCCTCCAGGTCGCCGGCCGCGCGGGGGTCCCGGCGACCGGGGTCTCGGCGGTCGTGCTGAACGTGACGGCGACGAACGTCTCGGCCGCCACGTACGTGTCGGTCTACCCGTACGGGACGCAGCGCTCCATCGCCTCGAACCTGAACGCGACGGCCGGCCGGACCGTGTCCAACCTGGTCACCGTGCCGGTCAGGGACGGCAAGGTGACGCTGTACAACTTCCGGGGCTCGCTCGACCTGGTCGCGGACGTGGCCGGCTCGTACACGATGAGCGGCCCGGGCCACCGGTTCTCCCCGGTGACGCCGTCCCGGCTCCTCGACACCCGTGCCGGTCTCGGCGCGCCCAGGGCCAAGGTCGGCCCGGCGCGGACGGTGAGCGTGCAGGTCGCGGGCCGCGGCGGGGTGCCGGCGGCCGGGGTGTCCGCGGTCGTGCTGAACGTGACCGCGACCGGTCCGACGTCCGCCGGCTTCGTGTCCGTCTACCCGTACGGCACCCAGCGGACCAGCGCGTCCAACCTGAACACGGCGGCCGGTGAGACCGTCGCCAACGCGGTGGTCGTCCCGGTGAAGGACGGCAAGGTCACGCTCTACAACCACGCGGGCTCGGTCGACCTGCTGGCCGACGTGTCCGGCTACTTCGCCGCGGGCGACCGGGGCGCGCTGTTCCACCCGCTGGCCCCGGCGCGACTCGTCGACACCCGGAAGGCCTTGGGCGGGCGGACGCTCGGCCCGGCGCAGAGCCTGGCGCTGCCGGTCGCGGGGATCGGAGGGGTGCCGGCGAGCGGCGCCTCGGCGGTGGTGCTGAACATGACGGGGACCGGCGCGACGAAGGCGACGTACCTGGCGGCCACGACGAAGCCGGGGACCCCGACGGTCTCCAGCATCAACCTGCTGCCGGGGCGGACCGTGCCGAACCTGGTGGTCGTGCCGGTCGTGGACGGGAAGCTCTACCTCTACAACCACACCGGTTCGACGGACGTGATCGTGGACGTCTTCGGGTACTACACCGGCTGA
- a CDS encoding response regulator transcription factor, with translation MTGQQNEAERAERILIVDDEPAVREALRRSLAFEGYGTEDAVDGLDALAKMESYGPDLVVLDVQMPRMDGLTAARRIRASGSTVPILMLTARDTVGDRVTGLDAGADDYLVKPFELDELFARIRALLRRSSYAAPQAGPRPEGDVLSFEDLRMDLTTREVSRGGRPVELTRTEFTLLEMFLAHPRQVLTREQILKAVWGFDFEPSSNSLDVYVMYLRRKTEAGGEPRLVHTVRGVGYVLRGGGAE, from the coding sequence ATGACTGGCCAGCAGAACGAAGCCGAACGCGCCGAGCGCATCCTCATCGTGGACGACGAGCCCGCCGTGCGCGAGGCGCTGCGCCGCAGCCTCGCCTTCGAGGGGTACGGGACCGAGGACGCCGTCGACGGGCTCGACGCGCTCGCCAAGATGGAGTCGTACGGGCCCGACCTCGTCGTCCTCGACGTCCAGATGCCCCGCATGGACGGCCTGACCGCGGCCCGCCGCATCCGGGCCTCCGGCTCAACCGTGCCCATCCTGATGCTGACCGCCCGCGACACCGTCGGCGACCGGGTCACCGGCCTCGACGCGGGCGCGGACGACTACCTGGTCAAGCCCTTCGAGCTGGACGAGCTGTTCGCCCGGATCCGCGCGCTGCTGCGGCGCAGCTCCTACGCGGCGCCGCAGGCCGGGCCCCGGCCCGAGGGCGACGTGCTCTCCTTCGAGGACCTGCGGATGGACCTGACCACGCGCGAGGTGAGCCGGGGCGGGCGGCCGGTGGAGCTGACCCGCACCGAGTTCACGCTCCTGGAGATGTTCCTGGCGCACCCGCGGCAGGTGCTCACCCGCGAGCAGATCCTGAAGGCCGTCTGGGGCTTCGACTTCGAACCCAGCTCGAACTCCCTGGACGTGTACGTGATGTACCTGCGCCGCAAGACCGAGGCGGGCGGCGAGCCGCGCCTCGTGCACACCGTGCGCGGGGTCGGCTACGTGCTGCGCGGCGGGGGCGCGGAGTGA
- a CDS encoding sensor histidine kinase — protein sequence MTSPVAWFRSRPLRSRLALLTALAVAVAVAAVSVACWFVTRAQLEAELDDSLRSAQLTPQDAQKLLSSCGATTQNRPPPAPRGGQTLQIVSTDGEVLCSTGRSVIPAQSSDTAVAQGRLSSALHTTNAADGTEMRVYTYPMNLIRQPLSQPVAVSVARPTYEIDNSMSTLAWVLLLVSGIGVVGAGAAGLWVARTGLEPVHRLTGAVEHVAATEDLTVRIPVEGEDEIARLSRSFNAMTAALATSRDRQAQLIADAGHELRTPLTSLRTNVELLARSEETGRALPPEDRRALMASVKAQMTELAALIGDLQELSRPDAAARGPLEVVPLHTILRSALDRARLRGPELTFVTDLAPWYVRAEQAGLERALVNVLDNAVKFSPPRGTVEVTLMRGELTVRDHGPGIPADELPHVFDRFWRSPSARSLPGSGLGLSIVARTVGQAGGTVALTPAEGGGTVATVRLPGAPTPPPPSPSALPPGGSVVPDEGLDQS from the coding sequence GTGACCAGCCCGGTGGCCTGGTTCCGCTCGCGGCCGCTGCGTTCCCGGCTGGCGCTGCTGACGGCGCTCGCGGTGGCGGTCGCGGTGGCGGCGGTCTCGGTGGCCTGCTGGTTCGTGACCCGGGCCCAGCTGGAGGCGGAGCTGGACGACTCGCTGCGCTCGGCGCAGCTCACCCCGCAGGACGCCCAGAAGCTGCTGAGCTCCTGCGGGGCGACCACCCAGAACCGGCCGCCGCCGGCGCCGCGCGGCGGCCAGACCCTGCAGATCGTGTCCACCGACGGCGAGGTGCTCTGCTCCACGGGCCGCTCGGTGATCCCGGCGCAGTCCTCGGACACGGCGGTGGCGCAGGGCCGGCTCTCGTCCGCGCTGCACACGACGAACGCCGCGGACGGCACGGAGATGCGGGTCTACACGTACCCCATGAACCTGATCCGGCAGCCGCTCTCGCAGCCGGTCGCGGTCTCCGTCGCCCGGCCCACGTACGAGATCGACAACTCGATGTCCACGCTCGCCTGGGTGCTGCTGCTCGTCTCCGGCATCGGCGTGGTCGGTGCCGGGGCGGCCGGCCTGTGGGTGGCGCGGACCGGCCTGGAGCCGGTGCACCGGCTGACCGGGGCGGTCGAACACGTCGCGGCGACCGAGGACCTGACGGTCCGGATCCCGGTCGAGGGCGAGGACGAGATCGCCCGTCTGTCGCGCTCCTTCAACGCGATGACGGCCGCGCTCGCGACCTCCCGCGACCGGCAGGCGCAGCTGATCGCGGACGCGGGCCACGAGCTGCGCACGCCGCTGACCTCGCTCCGCACCAACGTCGAGCTGCTGGCCCGCAGCGAGGAGACCGGCCGGGCGCTGCCGCCGGAGGACAGGCGGGCGCTGATGGCCTCGGTGAAGGCGCAGATGACGGAGCTGGCGGCGCTGATCGGCGACCTCCAGGAGCTGTCGCGGCCGGACGCGGCGGCCCGCGGGCCGCTGGAGGTGGTGCCGCTGCACACGATCCTGCGCTCGGCGCTGGACCGGGCGCGGCTGCGCGGCCCGGAGCTGACCTTCGTGACGGACCTGGCGCCCTGGTACGTACGGGCGGAGCAGGCGGGTCTGGAGCGGGCGCTGGTGAACGTCCTGGACAACGCGGTGAAGTTCTCGCCGCCGCGCGGGACGGTCGAGGTGACCCTGATGCGGGGCGAGCTGACGGTGCGGGACCACGGTCCGGGCATCCCGGCGGACGAGCTCCCGCACGTCTTCGACCGTTTCTGGCGCTCGCCGTCGGCGCGCAGCCTGCCGGGTTCGGGGCTCGGTCTGTCGATCGTGGCCCGCACGGTCGGCCAGGCGGGCGGCACGGTCGCGCTCACTCCGGCGGAGGGCGGCGGCACGGTGGCGACGGTGCGGCTGCCGGGTGCCCCGACACCGCCACCGCCGTCACCCTCGGCGCTGCCGCCGGGCGGTTCAGTTGTGCCGGATGAGGGACTCGACCAGTCCTGA